Proteins encoded together in one Neobacillus sp. FSL H8-0543 window:
- a CDS encoding glucose PTS transporter subunit IIA yields MMEAVNVSKENSTEKKETVMNKILGAISGSFAPILGVLAGSGLISALLSILTTLGWLSPESGTYAILSAAGHAIFYFFPVFLGITLATKLGANGYVGGTIGAALLEPHYAGLVASGAQDVTFLGIPVLLASYSSTVFPILIAVSIYSVLDKFLKKVIYKDLQMFINPLISLIIIVPLTILIFGPFGTYVGEFLSIIIQFLSSKSGILTGAVLGAGWTFLTILGLHWAVIPLAIANLATGFDPIIAMAAAAPFAQIGMGLGVFFKTKDKNLKTLAGSGLLPGALAGTTEIITYGLLVRYKRTMLIVAISGAIGGAINGAFGVKATGFALPSFLSIPVFTPVGLYLIGTLTALVLAMVLTLIIGYEGKNKVQPSKTVKEFGLANVKSEIISSPLIGDIVPLSKITDPLFSTEMVGKGIAIEPTIGEVVSPVDGTVTTLFPTEHAIGITSEDGAEILIYVGVNTINLKGQFFKAHVKQWDTVKRGDLLIQFDIENIKAAGYDVKTPVVITNSNQYLDVISTKDGKVLVNDELINLIV; encoded by the coding sequence ATGATGGAAGCAGTTAACGTTTCGAAAGAAAATTCTACAGAAAAAAAAGAAACTGTCATGAATAAAATTTTAGGAGCAATCAGTGGAAGTTTCGCACCTATCCTAGGGGTACTTGCTGGATCTGGATTAATTTCGGCTTTATTATCCATTTTAACGACATTAGGATGGTTATCTCCTGAAAGCGGAACCTATGCCATTCTTTCGGCAGCTGGACATGCTATTTTTTATTTCTTCCCAGTTTTCCTCGGGATTACTTTAGCTACTAAGCTCGGAGCCAATGGTTATGTTGGTGGTACTATCGGTGCCGCTCTTTTAGAACCGCATTATGCGGGTTTAGTTGCCTCAGGAGCACAAGACGTCACTTTCTTAGGTATTCCGGTTTTATTAGCGAGTTATTCTTCAACCGTTTTCCCAATCTTAATTGCAGTTTCTATTTATTCGGTATTAGATAAGTTTTTGAAAAAAGTAATTTATAAAGACTTACAAATGTTTATTAATCCACTCATTTCATTAATCATTATTGTTCCTTTAACGATCCTTATTTTTGGTCCTTTTGGTACTTATGTTGGAGAGTTCTTATCTATCATTATTCAATTTTTAAGTTCGAAAAGTGGAATTCTAACAGGAGCGGTGCTTGGTGCAGGGTGGACCTTCTTGACGATATTAGGTCTTCACTGGGCTGTTATTCCACTCGCTATTGCCAATCTTGCAACTGGTTTTGATCCGATTATCGCGATGGCAGCCGCCGCACCTTTCGCACAAATTGGGATGGGGCTTGGGGTTTTCTTCAAAACGAAGGATAAAAATTTGAAGACGCTCGCTGGATCGGGGCTTCTTCCTGGTGCTTTAGCAGGTACAACAGAAATCATCACATACGGTTTATTAGTACGCTACAAAAGAACAATGTTGATTGTTGCAATATCTGGAGCTATTGGTGGAGCGATTAATGGGGCATTTGGTGTAAAGGCGACTGGATTTGCTCTCCCAAGTTTCTTGTCTATTCCTGTATTTACACCAGTCGGATTATATTTAATTGGTACGTTAACGGCTTTAGTGTTAGCAATGGTTCTTACACTTATAATTGGATATGAGGGTAAAAACAAGGTCCAACCATCGAAAACGGTTAAAGAATTTGGACTGGCGAATGTAAAGAGTGAAATCATTTCAAGTCCATTAATCGGTGACATTGTTCCATTAAGTAAAATTACCGATCCTCTTTTTTCAACAGAAATGGTAGGAAAAGGAATCGCGATTGAGCCAACAATAGGTGAGGTAGTTTCACCAGTTGACGGAACGGTGACAACACTATTCCCAACCGAACATGCCATAGGAATTACATCAGAAGATGGGGCTGAAATCTTAATTTACGTTGGAGTTAATACGATTAATCTGAAGGGCCAATTTTTCAAAGCTCATGTAAAACAATGGGATACCGTTAAGAGGGGCGACTTGCTGATTCAATTTGATATTGAAAACATTAAA
- a CDS encoding DUF2089 domain-containing protein: MAYPLLTNCPVCSKSLIITKLQCNHCQTTVENEFEVSRLAALGQEQLHFIEIFLKCRGNIKEVEKELGISYPTVRGKLDEIISALGYSSQKKPEVDKKKIVSLLEKGEITAEKAIQLLKEGEV; the protein is encoded by the coding sequence ATGGCGTATCCTTTACTCACTAATTGTCCTGTTTGTAGTAAATCGCTTATTATTACTAAGCTACAGTGTAACCATTGCCAGACAACGGTAGAAAATGAATTTGAAGTTTCAAGACTGGCGGCTCTCGGTCAGGAACAGCTGCATTTTATTGAAATTTTTCTTAAATGCCGTGGAAATATCAAAGAGGTCGAGAAGGAGCTCGGAATTTCCTATCCGACAGTTAGAGGAAAATTAGATGAAATTATCTCTGCTCTGGGATATTCCTCTCAAAAGAAACCGGAAGTAGATAAGAAAAAAATTGTATCGTTATTGGAAAAAGGGGAAATTACCGCTGAGAAAGCTATTCAGTTATTAAAAGAGGGGGAAGTCTAA
- a CDS encoding GNAT family N-acetyltransferase, with product MKLVEINEKNWLAVILLSTNGEIPKVCEEFVASNALSLVQAQFEGNWTTRAIEVNDEPIGFTMYGYSKQLNYYEICRIMIDKKWQGMGYGKKAMQLVIEEMKTFENCKQIYFSTDQKNNNGKKLYETLGFTFTKQYVDGEEVYLYDFNDLNEGKDNSGRSVFVK from the coding sequence TTGAAATTAGTAGAAATTAATGAGAAGAATTGGCTTGCTGTGATCCTTTTATCGACAAATGGAGAAATTCCAAAGGTTTGTGAGGAGTTCGTTGCTTCTAATGCTTTATCACTTGTCCAGGCGCAGTTTGAGGGGAATTGGACAACTAGAGCGATTGAAGTAAATGATGAACCCATTGGTTTTACGATGTATGGCTATTCTAAACAACTAAACTATTATGAAATCTGCCGAATAATGATTGATAAAAAATGGCAAGGAATGGGATATGGAAAAAAAGCCATGCAGCTTGTAATTGAAGAAATGAAGACATTTGAAAACTGCAAACAAATCTATTTTTCGACAGACCAAAAAAATAATAACGGTAAGAAATTATACGAAACATTGGGTTTTACTTTTACGAAACAATACGTAGATGGCGAAGAAGTGTATCTGTATGATTTTAACGATCTTAATGAGGGAAAGGATAATAGTGGTCGTTCCGTATTTGTAAAGTAG
- a CDS encoding ABC transporter ATP-binding protein, translating to MEKLFKGIIEKLFSSNQKSSQPNLPPISQDQVEAIVDARIKEHAATLESVSTQQGTTKPAGNEEDYTLTEKQIDYAFTLLEKVKDEFELAIDPTKLTVKDLNRLIAFNRYKNKGTLVNLVKKGVLRKK from the coding sequence GTGGAAAAATTGTTTAAGGGAATCATCGAAAAATTATTTAGTTCAAATCAAAAATCATCTCAACCAAATTTGCCACCTATAAGCCAAGATCAAGTAGAGGCTATTGTAGATGCAAGGATAAAAGAGCATGCAGCAACTTTAGAATCCGTATCTACTCAACAAGGAACTACAAAACCTGCAGGCAACGAAGAAGACTACACATTAACAGAGAAGCAAATTGATTATGCCTTTACTCTACTTGAAAAAGTGAAGGATGAATTCGAGCTAGCCATTGATCCGACCAAACTAACAGTAAAAGATTTAAATCGATTAATAGCATTTAACCGCTATAAGAATAAAGGTACACTTGTAAATCTTGTAAAAAAGGGTGTATTACGGAAGAAGTAA
- a CDS encoding flavin reductase family protein: MKETIDKVNVFKQIMGNYPTGVTIVTTLDDQGHPVGLTVNSFTSVSIDPLLVLWCIDRKVSTFKNFINATHFAIHTLSSDQVDACWAFAGREQDRFSKVNWKKSKIGLPIIIDSLGKLECKTIQQIDAGDHVILMGEVVELSKQDKTPLLYFNKNIAAMPTNWPNK, from the coding sequence ATGAAAGAAACAATTGATAAGGTTAATGTCTTTAAACAAATCATGGGTAATTATCCAACAGGAGTAACGATTGTTACAACATTAGATGACCAGGGCCACCCTGTAGGACTAACCGTAAATTCCTTTACTTCTGTTTCTATAGACCCTCTTCTTGTACTTTGGTGTATTGATAGAAAGGTATCTACATTTAAAAATTTTATAAATGCAACCCATTTTGCCATTCATACCTTATCCTCTGATCAAGTTGACGCTTGTTGGGCATTTGCTGGTAGAGAACAAGATCGGTTTTCAAAGGTTAATTGGAAGAAATCTAAAATAGGTTTACCGATTATTATAGACTCACTAGGAAAATTGGAGTGTAAAACTATCCAACAAATAGACGCTGGTGATCATGTAATCCTTATGGGAGAAGTTGTTGAACTATCGAAACAAGACAAAACACCTTTACTATATTTCAACAAAAATATAGCTGCGATGCCAACTAATTGGCCAAATAAATAA
- a CDS encoding LLM class flavin-dependent oxidoreductase — MELKTGVFFMPEHQPDANPTEALMRDVDQIVLAEELGYDEAWVGEHHSGGREIVPSAEIMLAYVAAVTNKIKLGTGVVSLPYHHPFQVAERAAFLDHLTKGRLILGIGAGGLPGDMELFDIKPEDTRPMMGESLEMILKVFNSNGPVSHKGKYWEMNDVELNVKPYQTPHPPMAIAGLATLNSFTIAAEKGLIPLSVMFSPVHILKQHGEVLDRVAKENGRPSPRPDWRITRVVYVAETTEQAWADIRKGAEETYYDYLFGIGLRPLAKVDPDMPDEDVTLEYMAETGPWIIGDPDECVRKINKLREEIGDFGTLLITQYDWTTPEKWKKSLELFAKYVKPRIQKDSAINVTVQTSK; from the coding sequence GTGGAATTAAAAACAGGAGTATTCTTTATGCCAGAGCATCAACCTGATGCAAATCCAACAGAAGCATTGATGAGGGATGTTGATCAAATAGTTCTAGCCGAAGAGTTGGGTTACGACGAGGCATGGGTTGGTGAACATCACTCTGGTGGCAGAGAAATCGTTCCATCAGCTGAAATCATGTTAGCTTATGTGGCAGCGGTTACAAATAAAATCAAGTTAGGAACTGGTGTGGTATCCTTACCCTATCACCATCCCTTTCAGGTTGCTGAAAGAGCGGCATTTCTCGATCATTTAACTAAAGGCCGCCTTATTCTGGGGATTGGAGCAGGAGGATTACCTGGTGACATGGAATTATTTGATATAAAACCAGAAGATACTCGTCCAATGATGGGAGAGTCTTTAGAAATGATATTGAAGGTTTTTAATTCAAATGGTCCAGTTTCCCATAAAGGAAAGTATTGGGAAATGAATGATGTAGAGTTAAATGTAAAGCCGTACCAAACCCCACATCCCCCTATGGCAATTGCAGGGTTAGCAACATTGAACAGTTTTACGATTGCTGCTGAAAAGGGATTAATTCCACTAAGCGTAATGTTTTCACCTGTTCATATTTTGAAACAACATGGAGAGGTACTCGATAGGGTAGCTAAAGAGAATGGACGTCCATCTCCAAGACCTGACTGGAGAATAACTCGTGTAGTTTACGTTGCAGAAACAACCGAACAAGCATGGGCAGACATTAGAAAAGGTGCCGAGGAAACGTATTATGATTACCTATTTGGTATTGGACTTCGACCATTGGCTAAGGTTGACCCAGATATGCCTGATGAGGATGTAACCTTAGAGTATATGGCGGAAACTGGTCCATGGATTATCGGAGATCCAGATGAATGTGTTCGAAAAATTAATAAACTTAGAGAAGAGATTGGCGATTTTGGTACACTGCTAATTACTCAATATGATTGGACAACACCTGAAAAATGGAAAAAATCACTTGAGCTATTTGCCAAGTACGTTAAACCTAGAATCCAAAAAGATAGTGCGATAAATGTAACTGTGCAAACTAGTAAATAA
- a CDS encoding TRAP transporter large permease, producing MLLSLLILFMLFFLLIATNMPVAFALGISSLVLLILHDLSNINLFITASFGASDSFPLIAIPLFILAGDVMSTGGIARRLVVFAEKLFGAFTGGLGIITIMASFIFASISGSGPATVAAIGGIMLPFMVKKGYSKSYATSIVASAGSMGPIVPPSIIFILFGVMSGVSIGGMFIAGIIPGILIAVALLIVNYFITKKEGFAKEEKSNLSDILKALYDAKFALFAPVIVLGGIYGGIFTPTEAAVIAVFYGLIVSLFVHKEIGFKDIPGIFMNTSAVSGGVMILVGAASFFGRVLSLERVPQFLSESISGISTNPIIILIIINLFLLLIGMFMETVSALMIFVPLLLPIAVNLGVDPMHFGMIICLNLTLGLLTPPLGVNVFIASRLAGISFDQTFKHLIPIFISLIIVLALVTLFPQLTLFLPELLK from the coding sequence ATGTTACTATCTCTTTTAATATTATTCATGCTCTTTTTCTTACTAATCGCAACAAATATGCCAGTGGCATTTGCATTAGGTATATCTAGTCTCGTACTACTAATTTTACATGATCTTTCAAATATTAATCTCTTTATTACTGCATCTTTTGGGGCAAGTGATTCATTTCCGCTTATAGCTATTCCACTATTCATTTTAGCAGGAGATGTAATGAGTACGGGCGGTATAGCGAGACGATTAGTTGTATTTGCCGAAAAGCTCTTTGGTGCTTTTACGGGCGGTTTAGGAATTATTACTATTATGGCAAGTTTTATTTTTGCATCTATTTCTGGTTCTGGACCTGCAACGGTTGCAGCTATTGGCGGTATTATGCTTCCGTTTATGGTGAAAAAAGGTTATTCAAAATCTTATGCAACATCTATTGTGGCAAGTGCTGGTTCAATGGGACCAATAGTCCCTCCAAGCATTATCTTTATCCTCTTTGGAGTTATGTCCGGAGTATCCATTGGCGGAATGTTTATTGCTGGTATTATTCCAGGGATACTCATTGCAGTAGCACTACTTATCGTAAACTATTTTATTACTAAAAAAGAAGGGTTCGCCAAAGAGGAAAAAAGTAATCTATCCGATATTTTAAAGGCGTTATATGATGCTAAGTTTGCTTTATTTGCCCCAGTTATTGTATTAGGCGGAATATATGGAGGGATTTTCACCCCTACTGAAGCCGCAGTTATAGCAGTATTTTATGGTCTTATTGTGAGCTTATTCGTGCATAAAGAAATTGGTTTTAAAGATATTCCAGGTATTTTTATGAATACATCTGCGGTAAGTGGCGGTGTCATGATTTTAGTTGGGGCAGCATCATTTTTTGGACGTGTATTATCATTGGAACGAGTGCCCCAGTTCTTATCCGAGTCGATTAGTGGAATTTCGACGAATCCTATTATTATTCTAATAATAATCAATTTGTTCTTGTTGTTAATCGGTATGTTTATGGAGACCGTATCAGCATTGATGATTTTTGTACCTTTACTTTTACCGATTGCCGTAAATCTAGGTGTTGACCCCATGCATTTTGGGATGATCATCTGCTTAAATCTTACCTTGGGCTTACTAACACCTCCTTTAGGGGTAAATGTATTTATAGCTTCACGACTTGCAGGGATATCATTTGATCAAACATTCAAACATTTAATTCCAATTTTTATTTCCTTAATCATTGTGTTAGCTCTTGTAACACTTTTCCCTCAACTCACACTATTCTTACCTGAACTTCTTAAATAG
- a CDS encoding TRAP transporter small permease codes for MGALQKQKKIPFEGYICFLLLLLITMVMGMEVVARYILNNSLRWSGELARYLFIWFIFISSSYAIIEKTHIRIESLQRVFPKVTRPYLEYGGNILWFIFSIFIAYVGFTYSFEMIQSGNISTAMRIPVGFIYISIPIGYSLMALRLLTHGYKEFKSNKPVNLSGE; via the coding sequence TTGGGTGCTTTACAAAAACAAAAAAAGATACCATTTGAAGGATATATTTGTTTCCTTTTACTTTTATTAATTACCATGGTTATGGGGATGGAAGTTGTAGCTAGATATATATTAAATAATTCACTTAGATGGTCAGGTGAATTAGCTAGATATCTATTTATATGGTTTATTTTTATTAGTTCAAGTTATGCAATTATAGAAAAGACTCATATAAGGATTGAATCCTTACAAAGAGTTTTTCCTAAAGTTACCAGACCTTATCTTGAATATGGGGGAAATATATTATGGTTTATTTTCTCAATATTTATTGCGTATGTTGGGTTTACGTATAGTTTTGAAATGATCCAGTCTGGGAATATCTCTACTGCTATGCGAATTCCTGTAGGTTTTATCTATATATCTATTCCTATTGGCTATTCCCTTATGGCATTAAGACTACTAACACACGGGTATAAAGAATTTAAGAGTAATAAACCAGTAAACCTGAGTGGGGAGTGA
- a CDS encoding TRAP transporter substrate-binding protein — MKIKKVSSWALLSLLTFVLLLAGCGKSTETGGKDSEGKVYTIRMPAVVNEENFIAIGYKKFKELVEEKSDGRLKVELFLNGTLASSNEEEFQVLRDGSAEIISFPSFIGAQVGGVDGYNIYDFPFIYGDRDKLFELAEGPLGQEIQTKLEEKNNVKVLGYYDIGSMSLLNSKHAIKKPSDLNGLTLRTPQSALFMDTISEMGGNPTPITFAEVYTSLQQGTIDGLTTTLPLMYDSQFFEVSKFATLTKQNFIPYVMTMNGDFFNKLPKDLQNVVVEASKEMVQFSRNLVVEQEVTAVKNLESEGVEIYELSPDEFEEFKKSVQPAIEKNIKLVGKEFYEKTLDFLSK, encoded by the coding sequence ATGAAAATCAAAAAAGTAAGTTCTTGGGCGTTACTTTCCTTATTAACATTCGTATTGCTTTTAGCCGGCTGTGGAAAATCCACTGAAACAGGCGGAAAAGATTCTGAAGGTAAGGTTTATACGATTAGAATGCCAGCTGTTGTTAATGAGGAAAACTTCATTGCCATTGGTTATAAGAAATTTAAAGAATTGGTTGAGGAAAAAAGTGATGGTAGATTAAAGGTTGAACTTTTTCTGAATGGAACATTGGCTTCTTCAAATGAAGAAGAATTTCAAGTATTAAGAGACGGTTCGGCAGAAATCATTTCATTTCCATCGTTTATTGGAGCGCAAGTTGGAGGAGTAGATGGATACAATATTTATGATTTTCCATTTATTTATGGAGACCGGGATAAATTATTTGAGTTAGCAGAAGGCCCTTTAGGTCAAGAAATCCAGACTAAATTAGAAGAAAAAAACAATGTAAAAGTTTTGGGATATTATGATATCGGTTCAATGTCACTTTTGAATAGTAAACACGCTATAAAAAAACCTAGTGATCTTAATGGCTTAACTTTAAGAACACCACAGTCTGCATTGTTTATGGATACAATATCAGAAATGGGTGGTAACCCGACTCCGATTACCTTTGCAGAGGTATATACTTCCTTACAGCAAGGTACTATTGATGGTTTAACAACAACCCTGCCGCTTATGTATGACTCTCAATTTTTTGAAGTAAGTAAATTTGCTACGCTGACAAAACAAAACTTTATTCCGTATGTCATGACGATGAATGGGGACTTCTTTAATAAATTACCTAAAGATTTGCAAAATGTTGTTGTCGAAGCCTCTAAGGAAATGGTTCAATTCTCAAGAAATCTTGTGGTAGAACAAGAAGTTACTGCAGTGAAGAATCTTGAATCCGAGGGCGTTGAAATTTATGAACTTTCCCCAGATGAATTTGAGGAATTCAAGAAATCTGTTCAACCCGCAATTGAAAAGAATATCAAACTAGTTGGAAAAGAATTCTATGAAAAAACTCTCGATTTTTTGAGTAAGTAG
- a CDS encoding AMP-binding protein, whose product MMELIGNLAKKTCKTYASKVAVISEERSLTYQELYERSVKLANALLEKGLVKGDRIAILSSNRLECIEMDVAVALAGLVKVPLNYRLHHKEHKFIIEQSASLLLIGEKELIEPINSKIDTIYFGDEYENLLFNSTNHEVDIDINEDDLFTILYTSGTTGHPKGVMLSHRNYISAVLSLIIFCEINNEDIIGHVAPLTHGSNLLVHCALMLGAKQVVFNKFNPNEFIYDIHEHAISVIFLVPTMVNMMIHDPSFDPKLLASLKSISMAGSPIAEEKLKKALELLGPIFVETYGQTEAPSTVTCMPRHELLKRPLSCGITSPFVEMKIVDENGNERKQGEVGEVICRGSLVMKGYWNNEKATNETIKNNWLYTGDLGWVDKEGYLFLVDRKKDVIISGGANIYPREVEEVLNTHPAVKETCVFGIPNELWGESVFAHVVLQEGKLTNEEELIGLCKNELASYKKPAGIVFVQELPKNSYGKILKKELRDQYSKAIILNQLKGGN is encoded by the coding sequence ATGATGGAATTAATCGGTAATTTAGCAAAAAAAACCTGTAAAACTTACGCTTCAAAGGTAGCTGTAATAAGCGAAGAGAGATCTTTAACCTATCAAGAATTATATGAAAGATCTGTAAAACTTGCTAATGCATTGCTTGAAAAGGGATTAGTTAAGGGAGATCGTATAGCTATTTTATCTTCTAACAGACTCGAATGCATTGAAATGGATGTAGCTGTCGCGTTAGCTGGGTTGGTTAAAGTCCCTCTAAATTATCGGCTTCACCACAAAGAACATAAATTTATTATTGAACAATCAGCTTCTTTATTACTGATTGGTGAAAAGGAACTAATTGAACCCATTAATTCAAAAATCGATACCATTTACTTCGGAGACGAATACGAAAACCTACTTTTTAATAGTACAAATCATGAGGTGGATATTGATATTAATGAAGACGATTTATTTACAATTCTATACACCTCGGGTACGACAGGGCATCCAAAGGGTGTGATGCTTTCGCATCGTAACTATATATCTGCTGTATTATCTCTCATTATTTTTTGTGAAATTAACAATGAAGATATCATTGGACATGTAGCTCCTCTAACACATGGCAGCAATTTATTAGTCCATTGTGCACTAATGCTAGGAGCAAAGCAGGTGGTTTTTAATAAATTCAATCCAAATGAGTTCATTTATGATATTCACGAACACGCAATCAGTGTAATTTTTCTTGTTCCAACGATGGTAAATATGATGATACATGATCCGTCATTTGATCCTAAATTACTTGCTTCACTAAAATCAATTAGTATGGCAGGTTCACCAATTGCTGAGGAGAAGTTAAAGAAAGCGCTAGAATTGCTAGGTCCCATTTTTGTTGAAACATACGGACAGACGGAGGCACCCAGTACAGTTACATGCATGCCTAGACATGAACTTTTAAAACGTCCTTTATCTTGCGGTATTACTAGTCCGTTTGTAGAAATGAAGATTGTTGATGAAAACGGAAATGAAAGGAAGCAAGGAGAAGTAGGTGAAGTAATTTGTCGTGGTTCATTGGTAATGAAAGGTTACTGGAATAATGAAAAAGCAACTAATGAAACCATTAAAAATAATTGGCTATATACCGGCGATCTTGGATGGGTAGATAAAGAAGGATATTTATTTCTAGTAGATCGTAAGAAAGACGTAATTATTAGTGGGGGTGCAAATATCTACCCTCGTGAGGTGGAGGAAGTACTTAACACACATCCTGCGGTAAAGGAAACTTGCGTGTTCGGTATTCCAAATGAACTTTGGGGTGAGAGTGTATTTGCTCATGTTGTGTTACAAGAAGGCAAATTAACAAATGAAGAAGAATTAATAGGGCTTTGCAAAAATGAACTTGCAAGTTATAAAAAACCTGCTGGAATTGTTTTTGTACAGGAACTTCCAAAAAATTCGTATGGAAAGATTCTTAAGAAAGAACTCCGTGATCAATATTCGAAAGCCATTATTCTCAACCAATTAAAGGGAGGCAACTAA
- a CDS encoding thiolase family protein, whose product MTKVYILGVGVKKFGKYENMSLEQIGRESVINALEDARIDIDEIESVFCGNVFGGTLAGQRVLNDLTTTGVPVININNACASSSTALNLAYSSIKSGMNDFALAIGVENLSALGSGVLPTPPHDIDAESGLTLPAIYAMRAKRYTETYGIDSKLLSEVAVKNRIHGSKNPYAHFYQKPNLTKEQVLDSMMIADPITLLQSSPKSDGAASVILCSERVLKRYKEKAVEMIASVVVSGKFKRGFHDMALPDEPTVESIEKAYKMAGVSAEDIDVVELHDAFSIAEVLYTEALGFCEYGKGIEMLVEGRTYYDGDKPINVSGGLLSRGHAVGATGLAQVAEINWQLLEKAPGFQVKNPKVGLTLTSGGGISNFQNGTSVVNILSI is encoded by the coding sequence GTGACGAAAGTTTATATCCTAGGCGTTGGTGTAAAGAAATTTGGAAAATATGAAAATATGTCATTAGAGCAAATTGGTCGAGAATCCGTCATAAATGCGCTGGAGGATGCCAGAATTGATATAGATGAAATTGAAAGCGTTTTCTGTGGAAATGTTTTTGGTGGAACGCTGGCTGGCCAAAGAGTATTGAATGATTTAACGACTACAGGGGTTCCAGTTATCAATATTAATAATGCATGTGCTAGCAGTTCAACAGCACTTAACCTTGCTTACAGTAGTATAAAAAGTGGTATGAACGATTTTGCATTAGCAATTGGTGTTGAAAATCTTTCTGCATTAGGTAGCGGGGTATTGCCTACGCCACCTCATGATATTGATGCAGAATCGGGCTTAACCTTACCAGCCATATATGCCATGAGAGCTAAAAGGTATACAGAAACATATGGAATTGATAGTAAATTGTTATCAGAGGTAGCTGTTAAGAATCGTATCCATGGTTCAAAAAATCCATATGCTCATTTTTATCAAAAGCCTAATCTGACGAAAGAGCAAGTGTTAGATTCCATGATGATCGCCGATCCGATAACTTTATTACAATCCAGTCCTAAAAGTGATGGAGCAGCAAGTGTGATTTTATGTTCTGAGCGAGTATTAAAAAGATATAAAGAAAAGGCAGTTGAAATGATAGCTTCAGTGGTGGTGTCTGGCAAGTTTAAGAGAGGGTTTCACGATATGGCATTACCTGATGAACCGACAGTCGAATCCATTGAAAAAGCTTATAAAATGGCTGGAGTTTCCGCAGAGGATATTGATGTAGTTGAACTCCATGATGCTTTTTCCATTGCAGAGGTATTGTATACCGAAGCACTTGGATTTTGTGAATATGGTAAAGGAATTGAAATGCTAGTTGAAGGAAGAACCTATTATGATGGAGATAAACCTATTAATGTTAGTGGAGGTTTACTGTCAAGAGGTCATGCTGTTGGTGCAACAGGTCTCGCGCAGGTAGCAGAAATCAATTGGCAACTTTTAGAAAAGGCACCTGGATTCCAGGTGAAAAATCCAAAGGTAGGATTAACACTAACTTCAGGCGGCGGTATATCTAATTTTCAGAACGGTACGAGTGTAGTAAATATACTTTCTATTTAA
- a CDS encoding OB-fold domain-containing protein, which produces MRRKNYMNVVFSDNIEQFVFKSGKPLVKAGECRKCNKYYFPYRNICDLCKNQIKELYFTEGKVHSYTKIHISASGYEAPYTIGYIDLNEHIRILNLIEFDGELKLDTSVELVYKENASKNYQFIFKPSK; this is translated from the coding sequence GTGAGGAGAAAAAATTATATGAATGTTGTTTTTAGTGATAACATTGAACAATTTGTATTCAAGTCAGGCAAACCGCTTGTAAAAGCAGGCGAATGTAGAAAGTGTAATAAGTATTATTTTCCCTATCGGAATATATGTGATCTTTGTAAAAATCAGATTAAAGAACTCTATTTTACAGAAGGTAAAGTACACAGTTATACAAAAATTCATATTTCCGCATCAGGATACGAGGCTCCTTACACTATTGGTTATATAGATTTAAATGAGCATATTCGAATTCTAAATCTAATTGAATTTGATGGAGAATTGAAATTAGATACAAGTGTAGAACTAGTTTATAAGGAAAATGCATCAAAAAACTATCAATTTATCTTTAAACCAAGTAAATAA